One region of Salvia miltiorrhiza cultivar Shanhuang (shh) chromosome 3, IMPLAD_Smil_shh, whole genome shotgun sequence genomic DNA includes:
- the LOC131016112 gene encoding chloroplastic import inner membrane translocase subunit HP30-2 has protein sequence MAVEIPTKAGGLMGNSQQNPVALVQAKLKEVEVRFKGWLAKQSLPVEAAVVTITSAAQGAAIGGFMGTLTGGDGSSLLMPPPNAASLNPDAMASLKQAQALAGGPFVQARNFAVMTGANAGISCVMKRLRGKDDVQTSMAAAFGSGALFSLVSGMGGPNPAANALTSGLFFALVQGGIFQLGQKFSQPPAEDLNYVKTRSMLNNLGLQNYEKNFKRGLLTDTTLPLITDSALRDVKIPPGPRLLILEHIEREPEFKDRRKGPR, from the exons ATGGCGGTGGAAATCCCAACGAAGGCCGGCGGGTTGATGGGAAATTCTCAGCAAAATCCGGTGGCTTTGGTGCAGGCCAAGCTGAAGGAGGTGGAAGTGAGGTTCAAGGGGTGGCTGGCGAAGCAGTCTCTCCCGGTTGAGGCCGCCGTTGTCACCATCACCAGCGCCGCCCAAGGCGCCGCTATTGGCGGCTTCATGGGAACGCTTACCGGAGGCGACGGGTCCTCGCTTCTCATGCCGCCGCCCAACGCTGCTAGCCTTAATCCCGATGCTATGGCGTCGCTCAAACAAGCTCAG GCTCTTGCTGGAGGTCCATTCGTACAAGCTCGCAACTTTGCTGTTATGACAGGTGCAAATGCCGGTATTTCTTGTGTCATGAAAAGATTGAGAGGGAAGGATGATGTTCAAACCAG TATGGCTGCAGCTTTTGGTTCTGGGGCCTTGTTTTCCTTAGTAAGTGGTATGGGCGGCCCGAATCCGGCAGCAAATGCTCTTACATCTGGTCTTTTCTTTGCACTTGTTCAAGGTGGAATTTTCCAG TTGGGACAGAAGTTTTCACAACCACCAGCTGAAGATCTGAATTATGTGAAAACGAGATCGATGCTGAACAACCTTGGCCTGCAGAACTACGAGAAGAATTTTAAGAGAGGACTATTAACAGATACCACGCTGCCATTGATAACTGACAG TGCTCTCAGAGATGTGAAAATTCCTCCTGGACCAAGATTGCTCATTCTGGAACACATAGAGAG GGAGCCCGAGTTCAAAGACAGGCGAAAGGGACCTCGTTGA
- the LOC131018884 gene encoding uncharacterized protein LOC131018884, translating to MTEWKNIIVNYGGYWNDILYNGGSATFCYIRADKICILELRQSIDYYLVANSLNPSYDLYYLSRTRCGRLIQSLLSNDEQLFRLCTTEVEPQVYVTLKESTFPPPQQEVYRPSVDIPFSSTSVDHSIIDQMRGFDWFSDSTPNSTMNHHTMRSVGDDDVDDDEYVPSTDSDGDDEEEEEAEERESARVQELRNWLVPVIPEDFTENRFAGRLADIPNPDELTEGSIFESKELLKLAVGLWHLEHRAEFIIPRSDLDRITFKCKYRNRCPFQLRATQQGSFWFIRKFGPAHTCIGDMVNTGVRKFHARVIAAHIAKKMREDGEIVKPMTIMADLQREYGVKISYSVAIRARNGAVEMIYGGHKESYSLLPAYLHMLRTCNPGSLTDLEIDASGRFKHLFVALGSCRLAYTMCLRPVIVVDGTHLKGRNKGILFVAVTKDGNEQVFPLAFGVGPIENDESWMWFLSRLKSAYGENSEMLIVSDAHVSIANAVKAVYPEVAHGLCYYHLLNKLTRFGKAAVALYQKAAYAYREREFDAAMASLKALKEEGGAYSKLMQVGPEKWSRCKCPVPRYSFLTSNIAESFNSRLLWARRLPICSMVEAIRRIIEKWFDERHEAAKSFSADVTPEALSKLTVELERSRRYEVVLMSRTAFKVKSSNKTFKVNLETHSCTCVEWDTNRLPCSHAVSAIRHTGDDISKHVGDYYQAAKLREAYSYRVNSVPPLASWTIPANLQGIAIDPPKIGKQAGRPKSTRHRAPTERTTSRRRNESENAASGSSSRGPLTCSLCGSESHTIDICPYLIPRD from the exons ATGACGGAGTGGAAGAATATTATTGTAAATTATGGAGGATATTGGAATGATATTCTTTACAATGGTGGGAGTGCAACATTTTGTTACATTCGAGCCGATAAAATATGCATTTTGGAGTTGAGACAAAGTATTGACTATTATCTGGTTGCCAACTCTTTGAATCCAAGCTACGATCTATATTATTTATCAAGAACTCGATGTGGTAGGCTGATCCAGTCTCTGTTAAGCAACGATGAACAACTTTTTCGATTATGCACCACTGAGGTCGAGCCACAGGTTTATGTGACTTTGAAAGAGAGCACTTTTCCACCGCCGCAGCAAGAAGTGTATCGACCTTCAGTGGATATACCTTTTTCTTCCACTTCAGTCGATCATTCCATCATAGACCAGATGAGAGGGTTTGATTGGTTTTCGGATTCAACTCCTAATTCAACCATGAATCATCACACTATGAGATCTGTTGGGGATGATGacgttgatgatgatgagtacgTCCCATCAACAGATTCTGATGGGGAtgatgaagaggaagaagaagcagaGGAGCGAGAGTCAGCTCGA GTCCAGGAGTTGAGGAATTGGTTAGTTCCGGTTATTCCAGAAGATTTTACAGAGAATCGTTTTGCTGGTAGACTTGCTGACATACCAAATCCCGACGAACTAACTGAAGGTTCGATATTCGAAAGCAAAGAACTTCTGAAGCTAGCTGTTGGCTTGTGGCATTTGGAACATCGAGCAGAATTCATCATTCCTCGTTCCGACCTGGATAGGATTACTTTCAAATGCAAATATCGGAATCGGTGTCCATTTCAGTTACGAGCCACTCAGCAGGGATCTTTTTGGTTTATTCGCAAGTTTGGGCCTGCGCATACTTGCATTGGGGACATGGTAAACACTGGTGTGCGAAAGTTCCATGCTCGAGTCATCGCAGCACATATTGCAAAGAAAATGCGTGAGGATGGTGAAATCGTGAAGCCGATGACTATTATGGCCGACCTACAGCGGGAATATGGTGTGAAAATCAGTTACAGTGTGGCAATTCGAGCAAGAAATGGTGCCGTTGAGATGATATATGGGGGGCACAAAGAATCGTATTCATTGCTCCCTGCCTACTTACACATGTTAAGGACGTGCAATCCAGGATCATTGACAGACTTGGAAATTGATGCTAGTGGTCGGTTCAAGCACCTTTTTGTGGCACTAGGTTCATGTAGACTGGCATATACTATGTGCCTAAGGCCAGTAATTGTGGTAGatggcacacacttgaagggaCGTAACAAAGGTATATTGTTTGTTGCAGTGACGAAGGATGGCAACGAACAAGTCTTTCCCTTGGCATTCGGTGTTGGGCCTATAGAGAATGATGAATCATGGATGTGGTTTTTGTCTCGACTGAAGTCAGCTTATGGTGAGAATTCAGAAATGTTGATTGTTTCTGATGCACATGTTAGTATAGCGAATGCTGTGAAAGCTGTATATCCGGAGGTTGCACATGGTTTGTGTTACTACCATCTGTTGAACAAACTCACTCGATTTGGCAAGGCAGCAGTTGCACTATATCAGAAAGCAGCTTATGCATATAGAGAAAGAGAGTTTGATGCTGCGATGGCAAGTTTAAAAGCTCTTAAGGAAGAAGGTGGAGCTTATAGCAAATTGATGCAGGTTGGCCCGGAGAAATGGTCAAGATGTAAGTGTCCTGTTCCACGATATAGTTTCTTAACATCAAATATTGCTGAATCGTTCAATTCTCGTTTATTGTGGGCAAGAAGGTTGCCCATATGTTCCATGGTTGAGGCAATCCGTCGTATCATAGAAAAGTGGTTCGATGAAAGACATGAAGCCGCCAAGTCATTTTCTGCTGATGTGACACCGGAAGCTCTAAGCAAGCTAACTGTTGAATTGGAAAGATCAAGGAGATATGAGGTCGTTCTCATGTCACGTACTGCTTTCAAGGTTAAGAGTTCTAACAAGACTTTTAAAGTGAACCTTGAAACGCATTCATGCACGTGTGTGGAGTGGGATACGAACAGGCTACCATGCTCGCATGCAGTTTCAGCCATAAG ACATACAGGTGATGATATATCTAAGCATGTGGGGGATTATTATCAGGCTGCAAAATTGCGCGAGGCATACTCGTATCGAGTTAATTCAGTGCCCCCACTAGCTTCATGGACGATTCCTGCAAACCTTCAAGGTATTGCCATTGATCCGCCTAAAATCGGTAAACAAGCTGGACGTCCAAAGAGCACGCGCCATCGGGCACCAACTGAAAGAACTACATCAAGACGAAGAAATGAATCAGAGAATGCTGCTTCAGGTAGCAGTAGCCGTGGCCCTCTAACATGTAGCTTGTGTGGATCTGAATCGCACACTATTGACATATGTCCTTATTTGATTCCCCGTGACTGA